In the Sandaracinus amylolyticus genome, GCCGCATGCAGATGCCGCCGCAGCGCTTCATCCAGCTGCAGCGCGGCACCGAGATCATGCAGTGCCAGATGTGCCAGCGGATCGTGTTCCACAAGGACGTGCTGGGCGACTGAGCACGTCGCGATGCGACGCACGAGACGCCCGTGACCGCGAGGTCGCGGGCGTTTTGCGTTTCTACGCGCGCTCGCGCGCGGCGACGACGAGCAGCGCGAGCCCGGCGAGCGCGATCACCACGCGCGCGGCGACGAACACCTGCTCGCCGAAGAGCGCGCTCTCGCGCGTCATCAGGTAGTCGGTGAGCAGCCCGTCGGTGAGCACCACGAGCGACCACGTGATCGACGCGACCCCGGTGACGATCGCGAACGTGCGTGCGCGCGGTCTCGCGCTCCACGCGCCCGCGATGCCGACGATCGCGAGCAGGACCGCGGTGGGGATGAACATCAGGCCCCACGAGTGGTGCGTGATGCCGGTGTGCAGGAGGCGCTCGTCGCCGCCGGTCGTCGCGACGACGACGTGATGGAACGGCTGCGTGAGCGCCCACGCCGCGACGAGCGACGCGAGCGCGACGACGAGCGAGAGCGCGCGACGGACGCCGGTCACACGTACGTGAGCCACTCGGCGACCGGCGGACGAACGCCGCGCACGACCTCGAAGTAGCGGTCCTGCACCTTCTTCGTCAGCGGGCCGCGCGCGCCCGCGCCGATCTGCCGATCGTCGATCTCGCGCACCGGCGTCACCTCGGCGGCGGTGCCGCACATGAAGACCTCGTCGGCGATCCAGAGCTCGTCGCGCGTGATGTCGCGCTCCTGCACCTCGACGCCGAGATCCTTGCGCAGGATCGTGAGCAGCGTGTCCCGCGTGATCCCGCCGAGGATCGAGCCGCCGTAGGGCGCGGTCGCGACGACGCCGTCGCGCACGAGCCACACGTTCTCGCCGGTCGCCTCGGACACGCGGCCCTGCGCGTCGAGCATGATCGCTTCCTGGTAGCCCGCGGCGATCGCCTCGCGCTTCGCGAGCACGCTGTTCACGTAGTGGCCCGAGACCTTGCCCTTCGACATCAGCATGTTGATGCCGGGGCGCGTGAACGAGCTGACCTTCGCGCGGATGCCCTTCGCAAGGCCTTCTTCGCCGAGGTACGCGCCCCACTTCCACACCGCGATCGACACGCGCGTCGGGTTGATCGCGCCGAGGCCCATCGCGCCGTCGCCGAGGAACACGAGCGGGCGCAGGTAGCAGCTGCTGAGGCCGTTCGCGCGGACCGTCTCGATGCACGCATCGACGATCTGGTCCTGCGTGTACGGCATCGGGATCGTGCAGATCTTCGCGGAGTCGAAGAGGCGGCGGACGTGCTCGCGCAGCCGGAAGATCGCGGTGCGCCCGTCGTGCGTCTCGTAGGCGCGGATGCCCTCGAACGTACCGAGGCCGTAGTGGAGGGTGTGCGTGAGGACGTGGACCTGGGCGGCGTCCCAGTCGACCAATCGTCCGTCCATCCAGATCTTCGCCACCCGATCGACCATCGCACGCCTCCTCGGAGACGCGCGTTCTAGCAATCGACCGTGGGTGCTCCAAGGGCCTTTTCGCGCGGAACGACGGGCCCTCGCGCGACGCGTCGCGTCACTCGTCGAGCTGCGCGAGCCACGCGTGCTCGGGGAGCGCGTCGAACGCCGCGCGCCAGCGCGGATCGTCGATGCGCGCGCTGCGCGTGGCGAGGCGCGCGCGTGCGTCGGCGATCGTGAGGCGCGCGGCCTCGCGATCCCCACGAGCGATCAGCGCCTCGATGCGCGCACGGGCGATCACGCCGTGCGCGAGCTCGGGCGCGCCGGTGAGCGCGAGCGCGCACCACGCGTCCTCGGCGAGCGTGCACGCGGCGTCGACGTCGCCGCACGCGAGCGCCGCGCTCGAGGCGGTGGCCGCGGCATAGGCACGGGTCGTCGGCGGGATCGGCGCGGCGAGCGCTTCGGTCGCGAGCCGTCGCGCGCGCGGGGCGTCGCCCTCGGCGAGGGCGACCGTCGCGAGCAGGTTGCGCGCGAAGCCCTGGTTCACGCCGTCGCCTGCTGCGTCGGCGCGCGCGATGCAGCCCTCGAGCTCGGTGCGCGCCTCGGCGAGACGGCCACGTCGCGCGAGCGCGAGCCCGAGCACGCCGCGCGCGTACGCGACGAGGAAGCCCGCGCCGTGGGTTTCGCCGGTGTCGACGGCGATCCGCGCCGCGTCGAGCGCTTCCTCGACGAGGCCGAGGCCGAGGCTCGAGTACGCGACGTCGATGCGCGCCAGACCGAGCGCGCCTGCGTCGCCCGCGCGCTCCGCGTGTCGTGCAGCGCGCTCGGCGTGGCGGCGTGCTGCCGCAGGGTCTCCTTCGCCGAAACGTGCGCGGTAGACGCGGACGAGCTCGATCCATGCGAGCGAGCCGGGGTCGCGCTCCTGGCCGTCCTGCCGCGCGAGGCGCGCGAGGATGGGATCCGCGATGGCGATCTGGCCCGCGCGATAGAGCACGATCGCGGCGATCGCGTGGGCGCGTACCTGCACCGAGCGCGCGTCCTCGGGGAGCTCCGCGGTGATGATCTGCCCGATGATCTCCGCGGCTCGCGCGAGCGGGAGCGCGCTGCCGGCGAAGAGCAGCGCGGACGCGGCGCGGCTCCAGAGCGGGCTGCCAGGTGGTGCGCTCGACATCACGGCGCGCGCGGCGTCGTGCAGCTCCGCGAAGCGGGCGCTCCAGGCGAGGGCCTCGACCTCGATCATCGCGATCGATCCCGCACGCTCGGGGTGCGATGCCGCGCCGAGGGCGAGCGCGCGTCGCGCGTGATCCACGGCGCCCTCGAAGTCGCCGCCCTCCAGGGCCTGCTCGCCCGCCCGCTCGAGCCACACGATCGCGAGCGTGGGCTCGCTGCCTCGCTGCAGGTGCTCGGCGAGGAGCGTCGCGTCGCGCGTGTTGCTGCGCTCGAGCCATGCGGCGGCGAGCCGATGACCGAGCCGCCGATCGTCGTCGGTGAGCATGTCGTACGCGGCTTCGCGCACGAGCTCGTGGTGGAACGAGACCTCGCGATCGCGCGCGAAGCCGGTGCCTCGCACCTCGACGATCTCGTGATCGACGAGCTCGCGCAGCGCCTCGTCGATCGGCTCCGCGCCTCCGACCAGCGCGATGACGCCCGCGAGCGGCGCGTCCTTGCCGAACACGCTCGCCGCGCGCGCGACCCGACGTGCGGGCCCCGAGAGCGACTCGAGGCGCGCCTGCAGCATCGCGAGCACCGAGTCGGGCAGCGCGTCCTCGCCGGGCTCGAGCGCGACGCGGCGCAGGATCTCCTCGAGGAAGAGCGCGTTCCCCGCGCAGCGCTCGACGATGCGCGCGATCAGCGCGGCGGGCGCGTCGTCGCCGAGCACGCTGCGCGCGAGGCGCTCGCAGGTGCGACGGCCGAGCTCGCCGAGGCGCAGCTGCGACGCGCCGCGCTCCGCCCAGAGCGAGGGAAACGGATCGTGCACCTCGGGGCGGGCGAGGCCGAGCACGAGCAGCGGGCGATCCGCGAGCGCGCGCAGCGTGCCGTCGAGGGCGCGGATCGACGGCAGATCGGCCCAGTGCAGATCCTCGAGCACGAGCATCAGCGGGCCGCGCTCGCAGCGCGCGGCGAGCAGATCCTGGAACGCGCGGCGGAGCTGATCGCCCATGCGCATCGGATCCATTCGCGCCGGGGCGAGCTGGACGTCGGCGGCGTCGGTGATGCGCGCGCCCACGAGCTCGGCGAGGAACGTCGCGGTGCGTGCGCGATCGTCCTCCTCGGGGATCTCGCGCGCCGCCCACGCGACGATCGCCTCGCGCTGCACGCTCGCGTCCGACCCAGGGTCGAGGTCGAGCGCGCGCCGCGCGATGCGCGCGGCGAGCTGCCACGGCGATCGCCGTCCGACGCTGTCGGCGCGCGCCCCGACGACCACGACGTCGCCGCGCGCGTCGACGCGGGCCACGAGCTCCGTCGCGAGCCGCGACTTTCCGGCGCCCGGCGGCCCGGTGACGAGCACTGCTCGCGCGACGCGCGCTTCGACGCACTCGTCGAGGGTCGCGTCGATCATCGCGATCTCGCGCTCGCGACCGGCGAACGGGAGGTGCATCCCGACGGCGCGCCCTTCGCCCGCGACGTCGCGCATCGCGCGCAGCTCGAAGCCGCCGCCCTCGCGCACCACGATCTCGAAGCGCGCGTCGAGCAGCCCGGCGGTCGCATCGTCGATCGTGATCGTCGCGCCCGTGCTCTCGCGAAGCAGCGCCTCGGCGCGCTCGCGCGCTTCGCCGAGCAGCGTCGAGGCTGCGAAGAGCCCGCGTCCGGTCGCGATCGCGATCGATGCGTCGGGGAGCACGCCGCGCGAGAGGAGCGCGCATCGTGCCGCGCGCGCCGCGAGATCGGTCGCGGTCGTGGTGCCTCGCAGCGCGACGAGCACGCTGCGATCGGGCAGCACCTCGGGCTCGACGCCGAGCGGACGCAGCGCCGCGATCAGCGCGCGGCGCGGGGTCGGGTGCGCGGGATCGATCGACGCGAGCACGACCGCGACGAGGCGCTGCTCGTCCTCGCCCAGCACCGCGGTGGTGAGCGGTCGCTCGTGTCGCGGCAGGAGCGGCTCCATCGCGTCGAGCACCGCCGCGACCTCGCGCGCGTCGGCGGGACGGTCCGCGAGATCGCGCGCGAGCATGCGGTGCACGAGCGCGAGCAGCGGCGCCGGCAGCGCAGGCCGGACGCGCTCGAGGGGCTCGTAGCGGCCGGCCGCGAGATCGGCGAGCACGGTGACGAGCGCGTCGCCGGGGAACGCGGGACGCTGCGCGAGGCAGCGATAGAGCACGCACCCGAGCGCGAAGACGTCGGCGCGCGCGTCGATCACGAGCTCTCCGCGCGCCTGCTCGGGGGCCATGTAGCCCGGCGTGCCGACGAGCGCGCCGGTCGCGGTCACGCGATCGGCGAGCCCACGGCGCGCGATCCCGAAGTCGAGGAGCTTCGCCCCGCGCTCGGTGAGCATCACGTTCCCGGGCTTCACGTCGCGGTGCACGATGCCGCGCGCGTGCGCGACGCCGAGCGCGTGGGCGATCGCCGCGACGAGGTGAACCGACTCGAGCACCGTGAGCTCGCGCTGCGCGAGCCGCGCCTGCAGCGTCTCTCCCTCGAGCCACTCCATCGCGAGCCACGCGTCGCCGCGATCGGTCGTGCCGTGCGCGACGTACGCGACGATGCTCGGATGCGCGATGCCCGCGAGCAGCACGTGCTCGCGCTCGAAGCGATCACGATCCGCCGTCGTCGCGAGCGCGATCAGCTTCAGCGCGACGTCGCGACCCGTGAGGCGATCCCGTGCGCGCCACACCTCCGACATCGCCGTGGACATCACGCGGTGTCGCAGCTCGAAGCGTTCCTGCTCGTCCCGTGCGACCACCCTGGCGTCCGCGGCTCGAAACGCGCGAATATACCAGAGTGCGACGTCGCGCCCCGCGCGAGTGACCATGAACGTCCTCTCGCGCTCCACGGTTCGGGTGGGCGACGTCCTCGCGGGCCACGGGTTCTCGCGGCGCGCCGAGTCCTCCGCGGGGTCGCGCTGGCCGCGTTCCACCGCCCCTCGGAGCTCGAGCCGGTGATCGAGGCGTACCGGAGCCGTTTACTTTCCTGGTCGCGGTCGCGCGATCGCGCCCGCTGACCCGGCCCGGTCGAACGGGCGGGACGGACGTTGGCCAGCCGCGCGCGTGGCTGGTACACCGACGCGCGAGGGCGTTTGCGACGGCTCGGCATCGATCCCGGCACGCGGCGAGTGGGCGTCGCGGTCGCCGACGACGAAGGGATGCTCGCGTCCCCGCGCGACACGATCGAGCACGTGTCGGACGAGGCGACCGCGCGCGCGATCGCGAAGGTCGCCGAGGAGGAGGACGCGGGCGAGATCGTCGTCGGCCTCCCGCTCGGGCTCGACGGTCGAGAAGGGCCCTCGTCGCGCCATGCGCGATCGCTCGCGCGGGCGATCGCGA is a window encoding:
- a CDS encoding branched-chain amino acid transaminase, which codes for MVDRVAKIWMDGRLVDWDAAQVHVLTHTLHYGLGTFEGIRAYETHDGRTAIFRLREHVRRLFDSAKICTIPMPYTQDQIVDACIETVRANGLSSCYLRPLVFLGDGAMGLGAINPTRVSIAVWKWGAYLGEEGLAKGIRAKVSSFTRPGINMLMSKGKVSGHYVNSVLAKREAIAAGYQEAIMLDAQGRVSEATGENVWLVRDGVVATAPYGGSILGGITRDTLLTILRKDLGVEVQERDITRDELWIADEVFMCGTAAEVTPVREIDDRQIGAGARGPLTKKVQDRYFEVVRGVRPPVAEWLTYV
- a CDS encoding serine/threonine-protein kinase PknK; its protein translation is MERGQRDPAEDSARRENPWPARTSPTRTVERERTFMVTRAGRDVALWYIRAFRAADARVVARDEQERFELRHRVMSTAMSEVWRARDRLTGRDVALKLIALATTADRDRFEREHVLLAGIAHPSIVAYVAHGTTDRGDAWLAMEWLEGETLQARLAQRELTVLESVHLVAAIAHALGVAHARGIVHRDVKPGNVMLTERGAKLLDFGIARRGLADRVTATGALVGTPGYMAPEQARGELVIDARADVFALGCVLYRCLAQRPAFPGDALVTVLADLAAGRYEPLERVRPALPAPLLALVHRMLARDLADRPADAREVAAVLDAMEPLLPRHERPLTTAVLGEDEQRLVAVVLASIDPAHPTPRRALIAALRPLGVEPEVLPDRSVLVALRGTTTATDLAARAARCALLSRGVLPDASIAIATGRGLFAASTLLGEARERAEALLRESTGATITIDDATAGLLDARFEIVVREGGGFELRAMRDVAGEGRAVGMHLPFAGREREIAMIDATLDECVEARVARAVLVTGPPGAGKSRLATELVARVDARGDVVVVGARADSVGRRSPWQLAARIARRALDLDPGSDASVQREAIVAWAAREIPEEDDRARTATFLAELVGARITDAADVQLAPARMDPMRMGDQLRRAFQDLLAARCERGPLMLVLEDLHWADLPSIRALDGTLRALADRPLLVLGLARPEVHDPFPSLWAERGASQLRLGELGRRTCERLARSVLGDDAPAALIARIVERCAGNALFLEEILRRVALEPGEDALPDSVLAMLQARLESLSGPARRVARAASVFGKDAPLAGVIALVGGAEPIDEALRELVDHEIVEVRGTGFARDREVSFHHELVREAAYDMLTDDDRRLGHRLAAAWLERSNTRDATLLAEHLQRGSEPTLAIVWLERAGEQALEGGDFEGAVDHARRALALGAASHPERAGSIAMIEVEALAWSARFAELHDAARAVMSSAPPGSPLWSRAASALLFAGSALPLARAAEIIGQIITAELPEDARSVQVRAHAIAAIVLYRAGQIAIADPILARLARQDGQERDPGSLAWIELVRVYRARFGEGDPAAARRHAERAARHAERAGDAGALGLARIDVAYSSLGLGLVEEALDAARIAVDTGETHGAGFLVAYARGVLGLALARRGRLAEARTELEGCIARADAAGDGVNQGFARNLLATVALAEGDAPRARRLATEALAAPIPPTTRAYAAATASSAALACGDVDAACTLAEDAWCALALTGAPELAHGVIARARIEALIARGDREAARLTIADARARLATRSARIDDPRWRAAFDALPEHAWLAQLDE
- the ruvX gene encoding Holliday junction resolvase RuvX, whose translation is MASRARGWYTDARGRLRRLGIDPGTRRVGVAVADDEGMLASPRDTIEHVSDEATARAIAKVAEEEDAGEIVVGLPLGLDGREGPSSRHARSLARAIAKASGRRVVLWDERMTSQAAHRALAAGGASSRDRRGKVDRIAAALLLESYLEAQRAKAARARAKARDDEEP